Proteins encoded within one genomic window of Elusimicrobiota bacterium:
- a CDS encoding CPBP family intramembrane glutamic endopeptidase: MINSKRIALFVGITYVICWLSVLLYYLQFKQLQQDILTMVFLLVYMWIPAIVAMVLKKLVWHEKLSDYGTKVKFVFNPWVLAAWLVPAVLMFITILVCGIFNFGDIDFTGKAYIERMISNAAGNEEQIEKFIQQINSLPVPIVLIIFLQALVVGPTINAVAAFGEEFGWRGLLQKELAPAGFWLSSLIIGIIWGVWHTPLILMRYNYPEHPVAGVGMMILMCVFAGMVISYFRAKAGNVYTAAIFHGTFNAVAGLGVVTISGGNDLTIGFTGVAGIIVLAVTALILWRFDANTHPVNQAKV, encoded by the coding sequence ATGATAAACTCAAAACGTATAGCATTGTTCGTCGGGATAACTTATGTTATATGCTGGCTGTCAGTACTACTGTATTACCTGCAGTTTAAACAGTTACAGCAGGATATTCTGACCATGGTATTTTTGCTGGTATACATGTGGATCCCCGCAATCGTAGCGATGGTACTAAAAAAACTTGTGTGGCATGAAAAACTTTCGGATTACGGGACAAAGGTTAAGTTTGTGTTTAATCCGTGGGTACTTGCCGCGTGGCTCGTCCCGGCAGTGTTAATGTTTATAACAATCCTGGTTTGCGGTATTTTTAACTTCGGCGATATTGATTTCACAGGGAAAGCGTATATCGAACGCATGATCTCAAACGCTGCGGGGAATGAGGAACAGATTGAAAAGTTTATCCAGCAGATTAATTCTTTGCCGGTACCGATAGTACTTATCATTTTTTTACAGGCACTGGTTGTTGGGCCAACAATTAACGCAGTAGCTGCGTTTGGTGAAGAGTTCGGATGGCGAGGGTTGTTGCAGAAAGAGTTAGCACCCGCGGGGTTTTGGCTGTCTTCACTAATCATCGGGATAATCTGGGGTGTATGGCATACGCCGTTGATTCTTATGCGTTACAATTATCCTGAACATCCCGTTGCGGGTGTTGGGATGATGATTCTTATGTGCGTATTCGCTGGGATGGTGATAAGTTACTTCCGTGCGAAGGCTGGGAATGTTTATACCGCTGCGATTTTTCATGGAACCTTTAACGCAGTTGCTGGGCTCGGGGTGGTTACCATCAGCGGGGGTAATGATTTGACGATAGGGTTTACCGGTGTTGCAGGGATTATTGTGCTGGCGGTTACTGCGTTAATATTGTGGCGGTTCGATGCGAATACTCATCCGGTGAACCAGGCAAAAGTTTAG
- a CDS encoding metallophosphoesterase family protein — MLFSRSKLLMITATVIAMFICIIGSYTVASEPDIKLRFKPEKTFKIVQFTDTQDDDNIDPRTVKLMDSVLNQEQPDLVIFTGDNISGRIKNVEAAKKAIDNVAHPVNNRHIPWLITFGNHDRESNLQTGLNANTMLDIYMSYDYNINKQSPEGVNGTGNINVLIYDSKGEKPIFNIWALDSGMSPPKTINGKPSGLSGYDWIRPSQINWYYNTSMKLEEENKKKIPALMFFHIPLIEFAQMWNSKERYNVTGERNEPECPGAINSGLFSTLWERGDVKGVFVGHDHSNNYVGNFCGIMLGYSANTGFGIYGASGVQPNRLRGARVFNLDEDNLNTVETHMVYARDFGIQ, encoded by the coding sequence ATGTTATTTTCAAGATCAAAACTGTTAATGATCACTGCAACAGTAATTGCTATGTTTATATGTATAATCGGTTCATATACTGTAGCATCAGAGCCCGATATTAAACTCAGGTTTAAGCCGGAAAAGACATTTAAAATTGTCCAATTCACTGATACACAAGATGATGACAATATTGACCCCAGGACTGTGAAGCTTATGGACTCGGTACTGAATCAAGAACAACCTGATTTAGTGATATTCACTGGTGACAATATTTCAGGCAGAATCAAGAATGTTGAAGCAGCGAAGAAAGCGATAGACAATGTTGCTCATCCTGTTAATAACAGGCATATTCCATGGTTAATTACGTTTGGTAACCATGACAGGGAAAGTAACCTGCAGACAGGTTTAAATGCAAATACGATGCTGGATATATATATGTCTTATGACTATAACATAAACAAGCAAAGCCCGGAAGGCGTAAATGGAACTGGAAACATTAATGTACTTATTTACGATTCCAAAGGAGAAAAACCAATATTTAATATCTGGGCACTGGATTCGGGCATGAGTCCTCCAAAAACCATTAATGGCAAGCCATCAGGGCTGTCCGGATACGATTGGATCAGGCCCAGCCAAATAAATTGGTATTATAATACTTCAATGAAACTGGAAGAAGAGAATAAGAAAAAAATCCCGGCACTGATGTTTTTCCATATACCATTAATTGAGTTTGCCCAAATGTGGAATTCGAAGGAACGATATAACGTTACTGGTGAAAGAAATGAGCCCGAATGTCCAGGTGCCATAAATAGCGGTTTGTTTTCAACTTTATGGGAACGTGGAGATGTTAAAGGTGTCTTTGTTGGGCATGATCATTCTAATAACTACGTAGGTAATTTCTGTGGTATTATGCTTGGATATTCTGCTAATACAGGTTTCGGTATATATGGAGCAAGCGGTGTTCAACCCAATAGATTAAGAGGAGCACGCGTGTTTAACCTGGATGAAGACAATTTAAACACCGTTGAAACACATATGGTTTATGCCAGGGATTTCGGAATTCAATGA
- a CDS encoding putative manganese transporter, producing the protein MQILQKVLIDALKLTAIVFVTMLLVDYLSVMTRGKISEFVKKNPWMQYFVTSSLAVIPGCVGSFINVSLYIRGIITFGALTGSMLAASGDEAFIMLAMFPGKAVLLFAILFVLGIIFSFIIDKLVPLFKIRPCDTCELAEHVHEDAAMPLTPSEIVAELRHPSLIRITILLVLSFMLYNISRELFIAYVIDWEQAALLVLILFALYVSLTMPVHYLTEHIGKHLVKRHLWRIFVWTFGALVVVEFAMLYFDFTDITKNNMVFILLAAVLIGIIPESGPHILFVTLYAKGVIPFSVLLASSIVQDGHGMLPLLSHSVRDAAMVKGFNVVIGLTIGLILLLLGM; encoded by the coding sequence ATGCAGATTCTGCAGAAAGTGTTGATTGATGCGCTGAAATTAACGGCAATTGTATTTGTTACAATGTTGTTAGTAGACTACCTCAGCGTAATGACCCGCGGGAAAATCAGTGAGTTTGTCAAAAAAAATCCGTGGATGCAATACTTCGTAACGTCATCACTCGCTGTAATTCCGGGTTGTGTAGGATCGTTTATCAATGTATCGTTATACATCCGCGGGATAATAACTTTTGGAGCGTTAACAGGAAGTATGCTCGCTGCATCAGGGGATGAAGCGTTTATAATGCTTGCGATGTTTCCCGGTAAGGCAGTATTATTGTTCGCAATACTTTTTGTGTTAGGGATAATATTTTCGTTTATAATCGATAAACTTGTGCCTTTATTTAAAATCAGGCCCTGTGATACATGTGAACTCGCGGAACATGTGCATGAAGACGCTGCTATGCCGTTAACTCCTTCAGAGATCGTGGCGGAACTCCGGCATCCGTCGCTTATCCGTATAACCATACTGCTGGTATTGAGTTTTATGCTCTACAATATCAGCCGTGAACTTTTCATTGCGTATGTGATTGATTGGGAACAAGCTGCGCTGCTTGTACTAATCTTATTTGCGTTGTATGTTTCATTAACTATGCCGGTGCATTATCTTACGGAGCATATAGGAAAACATTTGGTTAAACGCCATTTATGGCGCATATTCGTATGGACCTTCGGCGCGTTGGTGGTGGTAGAGTTTGCAATGCTGTATTTTGACTTCACTGATATCACAAAGAATAATATGGTGTTCATTCTCCTAGCCGCTGTCCTGATCGGCATAATCCCGGAATCCGGGCCGCATATTCTGTTTGTAACTCTCTACGCAAAAGGTGTGATACCGTTCTCTGTCCTGCTTGCAAGTTCAATTGTGCAGGACGGGCATGGTATGCTGCCGTTACTTTCGCATTCGGTACGCGATGCTGCAATGGTTAAGGGGTTTAATGTCGTCATCGGGCTTACTATCGGATTAATACTGTTATTGCTGGGGATGTGA
- a CDS encoding UvrD-helicase domain-containing protein encodes MRIIITNDDISWAESILLPPREHFDEERQAVIRCLETKDILACPGSGKTTALLAKLLVLSRKLPLENNRGICVLTHTNVAINEIKSRAYFASQKLFNYPNHFGTIQSFVDKYLAIPAYINKFTRRPLFINNEIYFDRMERSRKYLGKNTNAFCYKSGQNKLPYSLKFEDFALDNNGICPKLKLDTNNTIEKGHYDRLKRLKEQILSDGILIYDDAYYLAEEYINKYPNLKNVFSKRFAYVFIDEMQDSSTTQSELLNMIFNDNVVVQKVGDLNQSIFDYNADLECGWKVNNDRTMFITGSKRFPSLIASKVENLCVRRQLITGNRRQNEITPVIIVYDDNTTQQVLDKFGELIIRNNLHQHEKKIFKAVGWVGKTNEKGKITIPSYWNGYSKEVKAKKTEFNNFKSYLTPQLDSFISSEGVNFYKKRITGALLKCLRIAGITDTGRAFTEKILYKQISENNPVFYKDFRVRLAKWCFQIHKQEDVFEEIKYYLTNEFREFFKYQLNDELAAFVNSSAMETENEEVFRGNNIYKYSSGTPEIEIEVSTIHGVKGETHTATCYLETFFYDYDIKRIIQYIKGEYSKPKGRVTQNLKMAFVGMSRPSHLLCVAVHLTNLTGQEEALRRSGWDVNNELAA; translated from the coding sequence ATGCGGATAATCATTACCAATGACGATATTTCTTGGGCAGAAAGTATTCTTTTGCCTCCCAGAGAACACTTTGATGAGGAGCGGCAGGCAGTAATAAGATGTTTAGAAACAAAGGATATTCTCGCGTGCCCTGGTAGCGGTAAAACAACAGCTTTGCTTGCCAAGCTTTTAGTTTTATCCCGGAAATTGCCACTTGAAAACAATAGAGGTATTTGCGTATTAACTCACACAAATGTGGCTATAAATGAAATAAAAAGTCGCGCTTATTTTGCCTCTCAAAAGCTCTTCAATTACCCAAATCATTTTGGAACAATTCAAAGTTTTGTAGATAAATATCTTGCAATACCGGCTTATATCAATAAGTTTACCCGAAGACCATTATTTATTAATAACGAAATTTATTTTGATCGGATGGAAAGATCAAGAAAATATTTAGGTAAAAATACAAATGCTTTTTGTTATAAAAGCGGTCAAAATAAATTACCTTATTCACTCAAATTTGAAGATTTTGCCTTGGATAATAATGGTATCTGTCCAAAACTAAAATTAGATACAAATAATACAATTGAAAAAGGACACTATGATAGATTAAAAAGACTAAAAGAACAGATACTTTCAGATGGAATACTAATCTATGATGATGCATATTATTTGGCAGAAGAATATATAAATAAATATCCTAATTTGAAAAATGTATTTTCAAAAAGATTTGCCTATGTTTTCATTGATGAAATGCAAGACTCAAGTACAACCCAATCTGAATTGCTGAATATGATATTCAATGATAATGTTGTTGTCCAAAAAGTCGGCGATTTAAATCAATCAATATTTGACTACAATGCTGACTTGGAATGCGGTTGGAAAGTAAATAACGACAGAACTATGTTCATTACAGGCAGTAAAAGATTTCCAAGTCTTATAGCAAGTAAGGTGGAAAACCTTTGTGTTCGCCGACAACTCATAACGGGAAATAGAAGACAAAATGAAATTACTCCTGTGATTATTGTTTATGATGACAATACTACTCAGCAAGTGTTAGACAAATTCGGTGAACTAATCATTAGAAATAACCTACATCAGCATGAGAAAAAAATATTTAAAGCAGTTGGGTGGGTGGGAAAAACCAATGAAAAGGGAAAAATAACGATACCAAGCTATTGGAACGGTTATTCAAAGGAAGTAAAAGCTAAGAAAACCGAGTTTAATAATTTTAAAAGTTACTTAACTCCTCAATTGGATAGTTTTATATCGTCTGAAGGGGTTAATTTTTACAAGAAAAGAATAACTGGGGCACTTCTCAAATGCTTAAGAATTGCCGGAATAACTGACACTGGAAGGGCATTCACAGAAAAAATATTGTATAAACAAATCTCAGAAAATAACCCAGTTTTTTACAAGGATTTTCGGGTTAGGTTGGCTAAGTGGTGTTTCCAGATACACAAACAAGAAGATGTTTTTGAAGAGATAAAATATTATCTCACCAATGAATTTAGAGAGTTCTTTAAGTACCAGTTGAACGATGAACTTGCAGCTTTTGTTAATTCTTCCGCTATGGAGACAGAAAATGAAGAAGTCTTTCGGGGTAATAACATCTATAAGTATTCTTCTGGAACACCTGAAATCGAAATAGAAGTTTCAACTATTCATGGTGTCAAAGGTGAAACGCATACAGCGACATGCTATCTTGAAACATTCTTTTATGATTATGACATAAAGCGAATAATACAATATATTAAGGGTGAGTATTCCAAACCAAAAGGTAGGGTAACACAAAATCTTAAAATGGCATTTGTAGGAATGTCCCGTCCATCTCATCTTCTTTGCGTTGCGGTTCATCTTACTAATCTTACCGGGCAAGAAGAAGCGCTACGTAGAAGTGGTTGGGATGTTAACAATGAATTGGCGGCATGA
- a CDS encoding AAA family ATPase has product MYLSELKIWNFRKYGDTGLNLMFNKGLNLLVGENDSGKTAIIDAIKYLLQTQSYDYQRFDEEDFYLLPGTEPTDANRAKSFKIECIFRGFDAENNEAANFLEWLGIEKDCDGKDRYFLKVTLNAERKDRKITYDIKAGPDAEGTQLDGTARDLLKVTYLKPLRDAESELIPGKRSRLAQILKSHEAFSLISEADHPITIIAENANKKIEGYFKGKDENNIDISNQSGKILLSDINQYLKEFFTEKEINKIAKFTISGQSLSGILEKLILDLTEENSGLGSYNRLYIATELLLLKRTDYYGLKLSLIEEVEAHLHPQAQLRLIEYLQNEIAEKSGVQLIMTTHSPNLASKVKLDNLIICKGDKAFPMGSKFTELEKGDYLFLERFLDVTKANLFFAQGVILVEGYAEEILIPVMANILEKPLTKQGISIVNVQSTAFLRYSRIFKRKLGEGIGVKVAVVTDNDNKPDSGLSAQEITVKRTEKETKYNGQEIKTFISPDWTLEYDITLSGLKKEFYTAVLRAEKIQNSDTYGLTDEKIIEVNQKVETDFAAWTSENKTDKEIAKAIYEDYMQKKEISKAIVAQCFAALLKECEGIKERIEVDEKLKYLVNAIKYVTE; this is encoded by the coding sequence ATGTACCTGTCGGAGCTTAAAATATGGAATTTTCGCAAGTATGGTGATACTGGCTTGAACCTCATGTTTAACAAGGGTTTAAATTTACTTGTTGGCGAAAACGATTCAGGCAAAACGGCAATAATTGATGCAATAAAATACCTACTACAAACGCAAAGTTATGATTACCAAAGGTTTGATGAAGAAGACTTTTATTTACTACCGGGAACAGAACCGACTGACGCCAATAGAGCAAAATCTTTTAAGATCGAATGCATCTTTCGCGGCTTTGATGCTGAAAATAATGAAGCAGCTAATTTTCTTGAATGGCTTGGTATCGAAAAAGATTGTGATGGCAAAGACCGATATTTTCTAAAGGTAACTCTGAATGCTGAACGCAAGGATAGGAAAATTACTTATGACATAAAAGCTGGCCCCGATGCCGAAGGAACTCAACTTGACGGAACCGCAAGGGATTTACTAAAAGTAACTTATCTTAAACCTCTGAGGGATGCGGAAAGCGAACTGATTCCTGGGAAAAGATCCCGATTAGCTCAAATTCTAAAAAGTCATGAAGCTTTTTCTTTAATTTCAGAGGCGGATCATCCAATTACAATAATTGCTGAAAATGCGAATAAGAAAATAGAAGGTTATTTCAAAGGAAAAGATGAAAACAATATTGATATTTCAAACCAATCCGGAAAAATATTGCTATCAGATATAAACCAATATTTAAAAGAGTTCTTTACAGAAAAAGAGATTAACAAAATCGCTAAATTCACAATTTCAGGTCAAAGTTTATCGGGTATTTTAGAAAAGTTAATTCTTGATTTGACTGAAGAAAATTCGGGATTGGGTTCTTATAACCGGTTATACATTGCTACAGAATTACTGCTCTTAAAACGGACTGACTATTATGGCTTAAAACTGTCATTGATAGAAGAAGTCGAAGCTCATTTACATCCACAGGCGCAATTGAGATTAATCGAGTATCTGCAAAATGAAATAGCCGAAAAATCCGGTGTTCAATTAATAATGACAACCCATAGCCCGAATTTAGCTTCAAAAGTTAAACTTGATAATCTTATTATTTGTAAGGGTGACAAAGCTTTTCCGATGGGAAGCAAGTTTACTGAATTGGAAAAAGGGGATTACCTCTTTTTAGAACGTTTTCTAGACGTTACAAAGGCTAATTTGTTTTTTGCGCAGGGGGTAATTTTAGTTGAGGGCTATGCAGAAGAGATTTTGATTCCGGTTATGGCAAATATTTTGGAAAAACCACTAACTAAACAGGGCATATCGATTGTTAATGTTCAAAGCACAGCGTTTTTACGATATTCAAGAATTTTTAAAAGAAAATTGGGCGAAGGAATAGGGGTTAAGGTAGCTGTGGTAACAGACAACGACAATAAACCTGATTCAGGACTTTCTGCGCAAGAGATTACAGTTAAAAGAACAGAGAAAGAAACAAAATACAATGGACAAGAAATAAAGACCTTTATTTCACCAGATTGGACTCTGGAATACGATATTACTTTAAGCGGGCTTAAGAAAGAGTTTTATACTGCTGTATTACGTGCAGAGAAAATCCAAAATAGTGATACTTATGGCCTGACAGATGAAAAAATAATTGAAGTAAACCAAAAGGTCGAGACTGATTTTGCAGCTTGGACTTCAGAAAATAAAACAGATAAAGAAATTGCAAAAGCGATTTATGAAGATTATATGCAAAAAAAAGAGATTTCTAAAGCAATCGTTGCTCAATGCTTTGCGGCGTTACTCAAAGAATGTGAAGGAATAAAAGAACGGATTGAGGTTGACGAGAAATTGAAATATCTCGTGAATGCCATTAAATATGTTACGGAATGA
- a CDS encoding sugar ABC transporter substrate-binding protein yields MKKLLSCFLTLFVAALFLPSCAKKDTNVLRVMYYSCAELNPLWQQTVAEFQKKHPGIKVRMELIVNQVQLQTQMAANAAPDVIYIASKSLADFGKRGALLDLREYIYRDKYDIDDIVKPAFDESAVPTGEIYGIPVTGGPEVLYYNKTLFDTAKVAYPTPSWTWKEYADAAKKLTVDTNKDGTDDQKGTLAPITYWAGALPWIWPAGGDMFNKDLTRCVVNSKQAQYAMQYWVDLINAKSTTTGTAMSEMGNSTELFMTNRVAMMVYVPWATISEFCKNQQLNWDVTLPPKGPDGTRVPRYTGESFCIWSGSKYKPESWELVKMLTSKDTAKFIAKAKWVPVRWSVLASPDFIRPDTPYKEEVFVESLKYARGLPSVPKLGGQGGGLAEIWSKNMDLSWRGDLTVPQALKNIEDGVNKLLSE; encoded by the coding sequence ATGAAAAAATTATTGTCCTGTTTTTTAACACTTTTTGTAGCAGCACTGTTTTTACCGTCCTGCGCGAAGAAAGACACTAACGTGCTGCGGGTAATGTACTACAGCTGCGCGGAGCTCAACCCGTTGTGGCAGCAAACCGTTGCGGAGTTCCAAAAAAAGCATCCCGGAATTAAAGTGCGGATGGAACTCATCGTAAACCAGGTACAGTTGCAAACACAGATGGCGGCGAACGCCGCGCCAGACGTTATCTACATCGCGTCGAAGTCGTTAGCCGATTTTGGCAAACGCGGCGCGCTGCTCGACCTCCGGGAATATATTTACCGCGATAAGTACGATATTGACGATATTGTAAAACCCGCGTTTGACGAAAGTGCTGTGCCGACAGGTGAAATATATGGTATCCCGGTTACCGGCGGGCCCGAAGTGTTGTACTACAACAAAACGTTGTTTGACACCGCGAAAGTTGCGTACCCCACGCCGAGCTGGACATGGAAAGAATATGCGGACGCTGCGAAAAAACTTACTGTCGACACAAACAAAGACGGTACTGACGACCAAAAAGGTACGCTCGCGCCGATAACCTACTGGGCGGGCGCGCTGCCCTGGATTTGGCCGGCAGGCGGGGATATGTTTAACAAAGACTTAACCCGGTGCGTGGTAAACTCGAAACAAGCGCAGTACGCGATGCAGTACTGGGTGGACCTGATCAACGCGAAATCTACGACAACCGGTACCGCGATGTCCGAGATGGGCAATAGTACGGAACTGTTTATGACCAACCGCGTGGCAATGATGGTCTACGTCCCGTGGGCGACGATCAGCGAGTTCTGCAAAAACCAGCAGCTCAACTGGGACGTGACGTTACCGCCGAAAGGGCCGGACGGTACCCGCGTACCGCGTTATACCGGAGAATCGTTTTGTATATGGTCCGGCAGCAAGTATAAACCCGAATCATGGGAACTCGTTAAAATGTTGACTAGCAAAGACACTGCAAAGTTTATTGCAAAAGCTAAATGGGTACCCGTGCGGTGGTCCGTACTGGCCTCCCCGGACTTCATCCGTCCTGACACGCCGTATAAAGAAGAAGTGTTTGTCGAGTCGTTGAAATACGCGCGGGGGCTGCCTAGCGTGCCAAAACTCGGCGGGCAAGGCGGCGGGCTGGCAGAAATATGGTCAAAAAACATGGATCTCAGCTGGAGAGGCGACCTCACAGTCCCCCAAGCGTTGAAAAACATCGAGGACGGCGTGAACAAGTTGTTGAGCGAGTGA
- a CDS encoding sodium:solute symporter family protein gives MHGALALVDWLIIIGYVLLMTGIGIYLHKKVKGNMESYFLSDRGLPWWLLGTSIVATTYAADTPLAVSGLVLTKGFAGNWYWWSSALAGMLGVFFYSKLWRRSGIVTDTEFAELRYSGKSASVLRGFRAVYFSLIYNSIIIGWVNLAMAKIMGTVFGMDKLTATIICFVVTVVYTSASGLWGVVITDFIEFCTAMFTTILLSIIAVVKLGGMGNIMAKLTENFGAQRAMEMTQMVPTPDSTLMPFTAFLIYILLQWWTTGNTDGGSYFAQRMLAAKDERHARAGFLWANIAHYCLRSWPWLIIGLVAAVMFPELAKGGIDPSTGKAFDPETGYIRVMLAFSPVGLLGLMIAGFLAAYMSTINTQINWGASYMVNDLYRRFIAKNKSDKHYLNASMIATVLAALFGAIATFMMNSIVGAWQLITAFSAGVGVVYLLRWYWWRINAWSELSAMVSSITATALLYVFMPAVKFPYTLLYIVPFSLTTIVIVTILTPASKDEALVKFYKKVRPGGPGWARIRAMIPGTEGDKMDFSNFKGYLAAVGAVYCMLIGFGKLIMGPVWQGVVLIAAAAGLGVLIFQVFTDTDKNEVKPLE, from the coding sequence ATGCACGGAGCGTTGGCGTTAGTAGACTGGCTAATCATTATAGGGTACGTATTACTGATGACCGGTATCGGTATTTACCTACACAAAAAAGTTAAGGGCAATATGGAAAGCTACTTTTTGTCGGACCGCGGGCTTCCCTGGTGGCTGCTGGGAACGTCAATCGTAGCGACGACGTACGCAGCGGATACGCCGCTTGCCGTCAGCGGGTTAGTCTTGACCAAAGGGTTTGCGGGTAACTGGTACTGGTGGTCAAGCGCGTTAGCCGGAATGCTGGGCGTTTTCTTTTATTCCAAACTCTGGCGCCGGTCCGGGATCGTTACGGACACAGAGTTCGCGGAATTACGGTATTCCGGGAAGTCAGCGTCTGTCCTCCGCGGCTTCCGTGCGGTATATTTTTCGTTGATCTACAACTCAATTATTATTGGCTGGGTTAACCTCGCAATGGCAAAAATTATGGGTACCGTTTTTGGTATGGATAAACTCACCGCAACGATTATTTGTTTTGTAGTAACGGTAGTTTATACTTCAGCTTCGGGTTTATGGGGTGTTGTGATTACTGACTTTATCGAGTTCTGTACCGCAATGTTTACGACAATATTATTGTCGATAATCGCAGTCGTCAAACTTGGCGGGATGGGTAATATAATGGCGAAGCTTACCGAAAACTTTGGTGCGCAGCGCGCTATGGAGATGACACAGATGGTTCCCACGCCGGACTCTACGCTTATGCCGTTCACCGCGTTTTTGATATATATCCTGCTTCAATGGTGGACCACAGGTAATACCGACGGCGGGTCGTATTTTGCACAGCGTATGCTCGCTGCAAAAGATGAACGCCATGCGCGGGCTGGGTTTCTCTGGGCAAATATCGCGCATTATTGCTTGCGTTCATGGCCGTGGTTGATCATCGGCCTTGTTGCGGCAGTGATGTTCCCGGAACTCGCAAAAGGCGGGATTGATCCATCAACAGGTAAAGCGTTTGATCCTGAGACCGGCTATATCCGCGTAATGCTCGCATTTTCGCCGGTTGGGTTGCTGGGGTTAATGATTGCAGGCTTCCTCGCAGCGTATATGTCTACGATTAATACACAGATTAACTGGGGTGCGTCGTATATGGTGAATGACCTTTACCGTAGATTCATCGCTAAAAATAAGAGTGATAAGCATTATCTCAACGCATCAATGATCGCAACAGTCCTCGCTGCACTATTCGGTGCGATTGCAACGTTTATGATGAACTCAATAGTCGGTGCGTGGCAGTTGATAACAGCGTTTAGCGCAGGGGTTGGTGTAGTATATCTTTTACGCTGGTACTGGTGGAGAATAAACGCGTGGAGTGAATTATCCGCGATGGTATCATCGATTACTGCCACAGCGTTACTCTACGTATTTATGCCAGCAGTTAAGTTTCCTTATACACTACTCTATATTGTCCCTTTTTCGTTAACAACAATCGTTATAGTAACAATTCTTACTCCCGCATCAAAAGATGAGGCTTTGGTTAAGTTTTACAAAAAGGTTCGGCCTGGCGGGCCTGGGTGGGCGCGTATACGCGCAATGATTCCCGGGACAGAGGGTGATAAGATGGACTTCAGTAATTTTAAGGGCTACCTCGCAGCAGTAGGGGCGGTGTACTGTATGTTAATCGGGTTCGGTAAACTTATTATGGGGCCCGTATGGCAGGGTGTTGTGTTGATAGCAGCTGCAGCCGGGCTTGGAGTGCTTATCTTCCAGGTGTTTACGGATACTGATAAAAACGAAGTGAAACCGCTGGAATAA